From one Colletotrichum destructivum chromosome 3, complete sequence genomic stretch:
- a CDS encoding Putative ribosomal protein uL1 translates to MASTTQCMASMARLTLSASTRPMVCTIPRFLVPSVAQTRCASNQGGSKKTDKKKKKVPKDFKTYNVQNCPQFSLCDAMRYLRAYEVGRPPQAVKYEISVHLKTPRNGSVVKNRIRLPNPVKSDVRVGVICPEGSQIAQEAIQAGAVVAGEASLFEAIRNENIVFNRLICHTESEAALNKAALGRILGPKGLMPNRRMKTITDNISGAIRETMGADNYRERMGAIRMAIGQLGFTPKMLSANVKAFVAHIKDDIAQLDTHKEVHEVVLSTSHGPGFSLNGNYGSTDEKVTPAHLSNVM, encoded by the exons CATGGCCTCAATGGCTCGTCTGACCCTCTCCGCCTCGACAAGACCGATGGTCTGCACGATACCGCGGTTCCTCGTCCCATCCGTCGCCCAGACACGATGCGCGAGCAACCAGGGAGGCAGCAAGAAGacggacaagaagaagaagaaggtccCCAAGGACTTCAAGACATACAACGTCCAGAACTGCCCCCAGTTCTCCCTTTGCGACGCCATGCG CTACCTCCGCGCTTACGAAGTCGGCCGCCCTCCCCAGGCCGTCAAGTACGAGATCTCCGTCCACCTCAAGACGCCGCGCAACGGCTCCGTCGTCAAGAACCGCATCCGCCTCCCGAACCCCGTCAAGTCGGACGTCCGCGTGGGTGTCATCTGCCCTGAGGGCAGCCAGATCGCGCAGGAGGCCatccaggccggcgccgtcgtcgcgggcGAGGCGTCCCTCTTCGAGGCCATCCGTAACGAGAACATCGTCTTCAACCGCCTCATCTGCCATACCGAGAGCGAGGCCGCCCTCAACAAGGCGGCGCTGGGACGCATCCTCGGCCCCAAGGGTCTGATGCCTAACCGCCGCATGAAGACCATCACCGACAACATCTCAGGCGCCATCCGCGAGACCATGGGCGCCGACAACTACCGCGAGCGCATGGGCGCCATCCGCATGGCCATCGGCCAGCTTGGCTTCACCCCCAAGATGCTGTCGGCTAACGTCAAGGCATTCGTTGCCCACATCAAGGACGAcatcgcccagctcgacacGCACAAGGAGGTCCACGAGGTCGTGCTGAGCACCTCCCACGGCCCGGGTTTCAGCTTGAACGGCAACTATGGCTCGACGGACGAGAAGGTCACGCCGGCTCACTTGTCTAACGTCATGTGA